The following coding sequences lie in one Actinomyces capricornis genomic window:
- a CDS encoding type II secretion system F family protein — protein sequence MTDSTAMVAILSGALIGGGLFLLVGFFMGADMLPDSGRGQSSGLIKSMSKRTLAAVGVGVLILVLTRWIVLAGAGACLVIVWPLLFGGAKQEKLAAARIDALATWTESLRDTIAGAVGLEQAIPATVYAAAPVIRDDLALLADRMRVRVPLPTALRQFADDLDDPTADLIVAALIVNARLRGPGLRQLLGALADTARAELDMRQRVSASRAGTRRSAQIVVIFSVVVMLGLALFNKDFVAPYASIQGQLVLLVVIGLFAIGMMWMRVLAGVRLPRRFLTVRAVDVGPEGGAVR from the coding sequence ATGACTGACTCGACGGCCATGGTCGCCATCCTCTCCGGGGCGCTCATCGGCGGGGGCCTGTTCCTCCTGGTCGGCTTCTTCATGGGCGCCGACATGCTTCCCGACTCGGGGCGGGGGCAGAGCAGCGGCCTGATCAAGAGCATGTCCAAGCGGACGCTGGCCGCGGTCGGAGTCGGCGTGCTCATCCTGGTCCTCACGCGGTGGATCGTGCTGGCCGGGGCGGGAGCATGCCTGGTGATCGTCTGGCCGCTGCTCTTCGGCGGGGCCAAGCAGGAGAAGCTCGCCGCTGCACGGATCGACGCCCTGGCCACCTGGACGGAGTCGCTGAGGGACACGATCGCCGGCGCGGTGGGCCTGGAGCAGGCCATTCCCGCCACGGTGTACGCCGCGGCGCCTGTCATCCGGGACGATCTGGCGCTCCTGGCGGATCGGATGCGTGTGCGCGTGCCCCTGCCGACGGCGCTGCGCCAGTTCGCCGACGACCTCGACGATCCCACGGCGGACCTCATCGTCGCGGCCCTCATCGTCAACGCCCGCCTGCGCGGCCCGGGCCTGCGCCAGTTGCTGGGGGCCCTGGCCGATACCGCGCGCGCCGAGCTCGACATGCGCCAGCGGGTCTCGGCCTCGCGTGCGGGGACCCGGCGCTCGGCCCAGATCGTGGTCATCTTCTCCGTCGTGGTGATGCTGGGGCTGGCGCTGTTCAACAAGGACTTCGTCGCGCCCTACGCCTCGATCCAGGGCCAGCTGGTGCTCCTGGTCGTCATCGGCCTGTTCGCCATCGGGATGATGTGGATGCGCGTCCTGGCCGGAGTGCGCCTGCCGCGCCGCTTCCTGACAGTGCGCGCGGTCGACGTCGGTCCTGAGGGGGGTGCGGTGCGATGA
- a CDS encoding TadE/TadG family type IV pilus assembly protein, with translation MIPTRMRRLRDRRDETGASSVELLVFFPLLLLIVLFTVQVALSWYGNEVAITTAREVAREIRSGSSPEKAEADGIAYAHRVGGKALAEVEVYTVIKGNEVVVVVSGEAMDVVAGLAPRVEASVTSQLETFREDT, from the coding sequence ATGATCCCGACCCGGATGCGCCGCCTGCGGGACAGGAGGGATGAGACGGGGGCCTCCAGCGTGGAGCTGCTCGTCTTCTTCCCCCTGCTCCTGCTCATCGTGCTGTTCACGGTGCAGGTCGCACTGAGCTGGTACGGCAATGAGGTGGCGATCACCACGGCCCGGGAGGTTGCTCGCGAGATCCGCAGTGGCAGCAGCCCGGAGAAGGCGGAGGCGGACGGTATCGCCTACGCCCATCGGGTGGGGGGCAAGGCGCTGGCCGAGGTCGAGGTGTACACAGTCATCAAGGGCAACGAGGTCGTCGTGGTGGTCTCGGGGGAGGCGATGGACGTCGTCGCCGGCCTCGCACCGCGCGTGGAGGCCTCGGTGACCTCGCAGCTGGAGACCTTCCGGGAGGACACGTGA
- a CDS encoding type II secretion system F family protein has translation MITWILLGGAFSGAGLLLLVILIAPPAVQPAAALAELDTRRDEDRLRQDVRRLNPREGATPAWMDTLGIRAAAILRRSGIEISPLTGDLAVLGRSLERHLAVSLLMGVGAFVAPLLIVALLETIGAPMSWTTPLLVSVLLGLAMGALPTVRLRRQAEEARRDFRHVVGSYLDLVSMSMSAGRGVPEALDSASSLSDDPAMVRIRDALDIARLRGETPWAALGQLGTQLRISELRDLSAALALVAEDGAKIRESLAARASSMRRKDLADAEGKAGENSESMLVAQLVIAIGFIVFLIYPALTGILGNS, from the coding sequence ATGATCACCTGGATCCTCCTGGGAGGCGCCTTCAGCGGCGCGGGCCTGCTGCTGCTCGTCATCCTCATCGCACCGCCCGCGGTGCAGCCCGCCGCGGCACTGGCCGAGCTCGATACGCGCCGTGACGAGGACCGCCTCCGCCAGGATGTCCGTCGCCTCAACCCCAGGGAGGGCGCCACACCGGCATGGATGGACACGCTGGGCATCCGGGCCGCCGCGATCCTGAGGCGCTCGGGGATCGAGATCTCCCCCCTCACCGGTGACCTGGCGGTCCTGGGACGCTCCCTGGAGCGCCACCTGGCCGTCTCGCTGCTGATGGGGGTGGGCGCCTTCGTCGCCCCGCTGCTGATCGTGGCGCTCCTGGAGACCATTGGCGCCCCCATGAGCTGGACGACGCCGCTGCTGGTCAGTGTGCTCCTGGGCCTGGCGATGGGAGCTCTGCCCACGGTCCGCCTGCGCCGTCAGGCGGAGGAGGCGCGGCGGGACTTCCGCCACGTGGTGGGCTCCTACCTGGATCTGGTCTCCATGTCCATGTCCGCCGGCCGCGGTGTGCCCGAGGCCCTGGACTCGGCCTCCAGCCTCTCCGACGACCCGGCCATGGTCCGTATCCGTGACGCCCTGGACATCGCCCGGCTGCGGGGGGAGACCCCGTGGGCGGCGCTGGGGCAGCTGGGCACCCAGCTGCGCATCTCCGAGTTGAGGGATCTTTCCGCGGCACTGGCCCTTGTGGCCGAGGATGGGGCGAAGATCCGCGAATCCCTGGCCGCCAGGGCCTCCAGCATGCGCCGCAAGGACCTGGCCGATGCCGAGGGCAAGGCGGGGGAGAACTCCGAGTCCATGCTGGTGGCCCAGCTCGTCATCGCCATCGGCTTCATCGTCTTTCTCATCTACCCGGCTCTGACCGGGATCCTGGGCAATTCCTGA
- a CDS encoding TadE/TadG family type IV pilus assembly protein, giving the protein MIILVPVLLLIVMIAVAGGRLVSTESMVQAASRDAARAASMERSSSAASAAANASLAAADTARANCSSTTNVGSFGRGGVVRVTVSCRVELADLGLVFLPGSTQVEATSTAPVDTWRGTR; this is encoded by the coding sequence ATGATCATCCTGGTTCCCGTGCTCTTGCTCATCGTCATGATCGCGGTTGCGGGGGGCAGGCTGGTCTCGACCGAGAGCATGGTGCAGGCGGCGTCTCGTGATGCCGCCCGGGCCGCCTCCATGGAGCGGTCCTCCAGCGCGGCCTCCGCGGCCGCCAACGCCAGCCTGGCGGCTGCCGACACCGCCAGGGCCAACTGCTCCTCCACAACGAATGTCGGCAGCTTCGGGCGCGGCGGGGTGGTGCGGGTGACGGTCAGCTGCCGAGTGGAGCTGGCTGATCTCGGGCTGGTCTTCCTGCCCGGCAGCACGCAGGTCGAGGCGACCTCGACCGCACCGGTGGACACATGGAGGGGAACGAGATGA